In a genomic window of Staphylococcus taiwanensis:
- a CDS encoding DNA-binding response regulator yields MKTLIVDDEPLARNELHFLLNEISDFEVIDEAENVEETLEKLLYETYDLVFLDINLMDENGIDLAHKIQKMKQPPYIVFATAHDTFAVKAFELNALDYILKPFELERVAQTVTKVKRLMRMDQEEMNHSDDNHSNASAFETPTTNHDKSVIPIEVNERIYVINLDDITAISVNHGITTIYTLKRTYETTEPLNYYEKKLPDNKFIKIHRATIINKQHIDSVEHWFNYTYQVTMTSGNKFQVSRSFMKFFKQEIGLL; encoded by the coding sequence TTGAAGACATTAATCGTGGATGATGAGCCACTAGCCCGTAATGAATTACATTTTTTATTAAATGAGATTTCTGATTTTGAAGTGATTGATGAAGCAGAAAATGTAGAAGAAACACTAGAAAAATTATTATACGAAACATATGATTTGGTATTTCTAGACATTAACCTAATGGATGAAAACGGCATAGATTTAGCACATAAAATTCAAAAAATGAAGCAACCCCCTTATATTGTATTTGCCACAGCTCATGATACTTTCGCAGTAAAAGCATTTGAACTTAATGCCTTGGACTATATACTTAAACCATTTGAATTAGAACGGGTTGCACAAACTGTAACTAAAGTTAAAAGATTGATGCGTATGGATCAAGAAGAAATGAATCATAGCGACGATAATCATTCAAATGCCTCTGCATTTGAAACTCCTACGACTAATCATGATAAATCTGTGATTCCTATTGAAGTCAATGAACGTATATATGTAATCAATTTAGATGATATAACGGCTATATCCGTTAATCATGGCATTACTACGATTTATACATTAAAGCGCACATATGAAACAACAGAACCACTTAATTATTATGAAAAGAAACTACCTGATAACAAATTTATTAAAATTCATCGTGCAACCATTATTAATAAACAACATATCGATAGTGTAGAACATTGGTTTAACTATACTTATCAAGTCACAATGACATCTGGAAATAAATTTCAAGTAAGCCGATCATTTATGAAATTTTTCAAACAAGAAATTGGATTACTCTAA